The following coding sequences lie in one Silene latifolia isolate original U9 population chromosome 5, ASM4854445v1, whole genome shotgun sequence genomic window:
- the LOC141655679 gene encoding high affinity nitrate transporter 2.5-like: MTKNEEKNEIEPKKFALPVDKEHKSTVFPLFSIAKPHMRAFHLSWVQFFACFVSSFAAPPLLPLIRDNLSLNATDIGNAGIASVSGAVFARLVMGTACDLFGPRLASACLTLLTSPAVYLTATVSTSAGFTLVRFFTGFSLATFVSTQFWMSSMFSPPVVGSANGVSGGWGNLGGGATQLIMPLVYELILKMGAMKFTAWRLAFFIPALFQTLAAFAVMIFGQDMPDGNYQRLHTSGEKHKDNMKKVTYHGVVNYRGWITALCYGYCFGVELTVDNIIAQYFFDRFHLNLHTAGIIAASFGLANIFARPGGGVVSDYLGKKYGMRGRLWGWWAIQTIGGVLCLVLGLVSSLTASITIMLVFSVFVQAACGLTFGVVPFISRRSLGVVSGITGAGGNVGAAITQAIFFKGSHYSTEQGITYMGIMIIACTLPIALIYFPQWGGMFCGPNPNVSEADYYLREWDSDEKKRDLHQVSLKFADSSTSERCDKLPSEQQTATTPVAQP, encoded by the exons ATGacgaaaaatgaagaaaagaatGAAATAGAGCCAAAAAAGTTTGCTCTTCCAGTAGATAAAGAGCACAAATCAACAGTATTCCCACTGTTTTCAATAGCAAAGCCTCATATGCGAGCATTTCACCTTTCATGGGTCCAATTCTTTGCATGTTTTGTCTCCAGTTTTGCTGCACCTCCTTTGCTTCCGCTTATCCGAGACAATCTCAGCCTGAACGCCACTGACATTGGAAATGCAGGGATTGCATCCGTATCCGGGGCTGTTTTTGCCCGTCTTGTTATGGGGACCGCCTGTGATTTATTCGGTCCCCGTCTTGCCTCTGCTTGCCTCACCCTCCTCACCTCCCCTGCAGTCTACCTTACTGCAACTGTTAGCACTTCGGCTGGTTTTACTCTCGTCCGGTTTTTCACCGGCTTTTCCTTGGCCACTTTTGTGTCCACGCAATTTTGGATGAGCTCTATGTTTTCGCCACCTGTTGTTGGGAGTGCCAACGGTGTCTCAG GTGGTTGGGGAAACCTGGGAGGAGGAGCAACACAGCTGATAATGCCACTAGTGTATGAACTAATTCTAAAGATGGGGGCAATGAAGTTCACAGCATGGAGATTAGCATTCTTCATACCAGCTCTATTCCAAACACTCGCGGCTTTTGCAGTCATGATATTTGGCCAAGATATGCCTGACGGAAACTACCAGAGGCTCCACACTTCAG GCGAGAAGCACAAGGATAATATGAAAAAGGTGACATACCACGGAGTTGTAAACTACAGGGGTTGGATAACCGCTTTGTGCTATGGTTACTGTTTCGGGGTGGAGTTAACCGTTGACAACATTATTGCTCAGTATTTCTTTGACAGGTTTCATCTCAATCTCCACACTGCTGGTATCATAGCAGCAAGTTTTGGGCTGGCGAATATATTTGCCAGGCCAGGGGGTGGGGTTGTATCTGATTATTTGGGAAAAAAGTACGGGATGAGGGGCCGATTATGGGGGTGGTGGGCCATTCAGACCATTGGTGGGGTCCTCTGTCTTGTTCTAGGCCTGGTTTCTTCTTTAACTGCTTCCATTACTATCATGCTTGTCTTCTCTGTCTTCGTCCAGGCTGCTTGTGGTCTCACTTTCGGAGTTGTTCCTTTTATCTCTCGAAG ATCACTAGGAGTGGTTTCAGGAATAACAGGAGCAGGCGGAAATGTGGGAGCGGCTATAACGCAAGCAATATTCTTCAAAGGGTCACATTACTCAACTGAACAAGGAATAACATACATGGGAATAATGATCATAGCATGTACACTTCCCATAGCATTGATATACTTTCCACAATGGGGTGGAATGTTTTGCGGGCCGAATCCAAATGTATCTGAAGCAGATTATTACCTCCGGGAATGGGATTCAGATGAAAAGAAAAGAGACCTGCATCAAGTTAGTCTTAAATTTGCTGACAGTAGCACGAGTGAAAGATGTGACAAACTACCATCTGAACAACAAACTGCTACTACACCTGTAGCTCAACCCTGA